From Brassica rapa cultivar Chiifu-401-42 chromosome A06, CAAS_Brap_v3.01, whole genome shotgun sequence:
ACCTTAACTTAACTACTCTCTCCTTGCGAACCAAATCCTCTTTCTTCAGCTCCCACATAGAATGAAAATCAGACACCTCCTTCCCCTCGACCATCGGCTTCTTCTTCCCACTGGCTTTTGCTGCCTTAACACCCGGGGGTCGGTTCGTTCCGTCATCATCTACATCAACATGGGCGTTTACAGATTCGCTTGCTGAATGAGAACCATCACCAAGATTCTTCCTTTTGTTGCCGCCTTCATCGCCACACCATTTCTGGTCATAGCGAAGCTCCCTCCACACGTGTTCAAGGGTAAATTTCTTTTTGTAGTTGTTGTAGAAGATCTCGTGAGCATGTTTGATAACATCAACCTCATTTTGGCCGCTTGTCTTCTCTCTTGTTGCAGCTGCATACGATCCACTAAACTTGGAAACTTGATCATTGATCTTGTGCCAATGGTGCTTGCACTGGTTTGCTTCTCTCTCCTCACCGGGTGCAATGTTCGGACTGGCCGCATAAAATGCTGCAATCCTCTTCCAGAAAGCACCCGAACATTGCTCATTCCCTACTAGAAGATCTTTGCTTGTGTTTAACCAGGCGGAGATAAGCACAACATCATCTGAATGCGTCCATGCCCTTCTTTCTTTAC
This genomic window contains:
- the LOC103872430 gene encoding glutathione S-transferase T3-like, translating into MNADSLLPCGSRRRRGPAISLWLYGNVKFDTVSHNGDGGALCWWVSSYRSVLKSLSSCSVERDVRKVHRTKDFNCFSETANFVELLNSQQDSVFHCEASNFGVEKGTERKERRAWTHSDDVVLISAWLNTSKDLLVGNEQCSGAFWKRIAAFYAASPNIAPGEEREANQCKHHWHKINDQVSKFSGSYAAATREKTSGQNEVDVIKHAHEIFYNNYKKKFTLEHVWRELRYDQKWCGDEGGNKRKNLGDGSHSASESVNAHVDVDDDGTNRPPGVKAAKASGKKKPMVEGKEVSDFHSMWELKKEDLVRKERVVKLRLLDKLLGKKEPLSDADEGLKTRLVSELMPN